CATTCTCAGAGCAGTTATTTTTGAAggtgctgcttcatttctcagtGAGTATAACTCTTTACAGAGTTGCTTTTGTGTATTAGTGACAACTATTCATTAGTCCATTCCTCCAACAAAAAATTTATTGATTGTGTGATATGTACTATTCTCTGCAGTGggaaataaatggagaaataaatCAAACCAATTAAGGCTTTCTTAAGTTTCAAACTAGGTAATAAGTATCCAAGCAACTAAGTATAACAAAAATTCCCCAATAACTATGATGTAGCTACAATCTCagttttacaaagaagaaaatgaccTTCAGAGAATTTAGAAATCGTGTTCAACCTACAAAGTGAAGAAGCTGGAATCCAAGTGCAGATTTTCTGGTGCTAAACTTCAggtgcatttttttctgtatcaaatTGATTGCGATTATAGAATCACGTAACCATTCTCTCTCATTATTCTCTATTATATGCTCAGCTATGCACATTAAAAGAAGCAACATTTGAGGAGGCACCGATTATTGCTTAGGCGTTCGCACTCGGATTCAGACTGACTGAGGTTTGACTTCATATTACCttgagccacagcacctggcATGAAGGCATGGCTATCCACTACATTATTGATAttaatgttagagttataaaGACAAACGAGGTCTTTGGCACGCATTTACTGTATATCTGAAAAGACAGAACTTCAATATTGCCCTAGCGATACTGTTAACCCCAACCATCTCAACTCTCAGTAATTCATTTTAGACTCATTTATTACCAGGCATGACCTGAATTACACTGTGCCCTGGAGTAGTTACATTAGCAGTGATGGGCTCTAAATGGATTTGGGGTATATTTTAAAGGTTTGAAATTTGAGGAGGCTATTTCATACTATGCTTAAATAGTTGGGTAACATAACTGGTATATCCATCAATAGATCCTTATGCAGAAGCCGTGTGATAAAAGACGCATTTGAAAATTCGATTCTGTTATTTTTCCTAAAGCTCAGCCCAAATcttctatttatatttttaaagccgGTGCATTGCATAAATAAATTTGAGTTAGTTATGAGGAAGTTCATGTAACCTCCTTTAGGGATGTGTTTCCAATAATCTAATGAGTTTCTTTCGTTCCTTCCCACAACAATTGTACATACTGTTGCtattaataattatatatactTAATATTAATAACTCCAATTATGGCATAATAACTAATTAGGCAGTATTTTGAGTGCTTCAAATGTACCCATTCTTTACATTATCTAAACAGCTGTGCTGTTTGGGTGGCACAGGAGTGCTTTCCTAAATGTAGGTGATTTATCCACTTTGCTTCGTTTGTTTTGACAGGTGAAAcacaatttgaaaatgaaatccatgGTGAATAGCAGTTGGGTGCGTGAATTTACACTGCTGGGGTTGACTGACATCCCAGAGCTGCAAGTCCCCCTCTTCCTAACAGTCACCTTCATTTATCTCATCACTCTTAGTGGGAACCTGGGCATGATCCTGTTGATCCTGCTGGACTCTCGACTCCACACTCCCATGTATTTTTTCCTTAGTAACCTGTCTCTGGTAGACTGTGTCTATTCCTCTGCCGTGACTCCTAAGGTGATGGCTGGACTTCTCACAGGGGATCAAGTTATCTCCTATGCAGGGTGTGTTATTCAGATGTTCTTCTTTGTGGCTTTTGCCAGTGTTGACTGTTTTCTACTTACCGTCATGGCTTATGATCGTCATGCAGCAGTATGTAAACCTTTACATTACAACACCACCATGACTCCCAGTGTGTGTGCTCAGATGGTGGCAAGCTGCTATATTTGGGGCTTGATTGAATCTGTCATCCATACTGGGTTCACCTTCAGTAACTCCTTCTGCCATTCTCATGTGGTCCATCACTTTTTCTGTGACATCCCCGCAATCTTGGCCCTTTCCTGCTCTGATATCTATATAAATGAGATTGTGCTCTTTATCTTAGCAGCTTTCAATGTCTGTTTTGCTGTTATGATTATCCTGACCTCCTATGCATTCATTTTCATTGCCATCCTGAGGATGCATTctgcagaaggaaggaaaagagcctTCTCCACCTGTGCTTCTCACCTTACTGCTGTAGCCATATTCTATGGAACTGTAATATTCATGTACTTACAGCCCAGTTCTAGTCATTCTATGGACAACGACCAAATGGCATCTGTGTTCTATACAATAGTGATTCCCATGTTGAATCCAATTGTCTACAGTCTAAGAAATAAAGAAGTTAATAATGGTTTCAGGAAAGCCATTGAGAAGATGAAGACTTTGCTCTGCATGCAATTTTGATTAGAAAGAGTATATAATCTTAATCAGTTATCTACTGTTATGGAAAAAACTAACTCCAAATCTATTGGCTTAAAATGAATGTTTACTATTGTTCATAGATTTATACACAGAACAGTTTCAGCAATGTCTCCACCTGGGTTGTTCATGAGGTTGCAGTTTAGAAGGTTAGCTGGGATACAAGGAGCAAGATGATCCTAGCCACATTTCTAGATTTTGGTATCTGCTACTGTCATGATTATTCTGATTCTTCTATAATTGTGTATTCTCTTGGAGCTGGACTAGTTCTATTATATGACATTTGAAAGCCAATATTCTCCAACTGTAATAGTGGAACTAAAGGCATCTTGAAGTTCACACACTTCTTCCACCATGTTATGACAGTCAATGAAAGCTAGGAGGCTGACCCAGATGTGAATGTGATGACAGTCCACCTCTTGAAAAAAAGTATCTGTGGTTAAAGTTATATTAGCACACTTGGAAATTAGGCTAAACTACTGTAACTAAGACATAGAAATATAAGGACACAAAtaagacaactttttttttcaccagtATCAGTGAACAATGTATCAATGAGAAAAGGAACACTCTGGACTACTGAGGtggctctgtttctccctttcaccTCGTCTCTTTCTCCTGTTTCTTGAAAGTCCTTCTTCAGCATTACTGTTTTTCTTAGAGAAAACGAACAGAGAGTGAAGAAAACAATGTCCATTTTATCAGATGAACTGATAACCATACTCATGATATTACGTTCCACTGCCAGGAATTCAGTCACAGCTGGCCACAAATACAGAGCACACTTTAAAAATTCTCCACCTGAGTGACAATATGCTTAGCTGAAATCTTAATAACCCACAAAAAATgagatttgagagagagagagagtcagtaaTCAAAACACAGTTTCTACCCCAATTTGAACTGGCTTATTCATctccagttattttttttttttgtacctttGTGGACTCTCTTAAACCAGATCTTGCAGTAATTTTAATGAAACTCCTTTCTAACTCCCCCATTTAAGCAGCTATTCTAAGTAATCcatctctctcccatctctctttATTGTCTTTGAActtaaataaatatctaaaattatatattttaaaaattatttttcatttcttccaagccATGATTAATAGGTTTAATATCACAGAAATAATGTGCCTCCAAATGTGTTTGATTATTTCCAAGGTGTTTGGAAGGAAGAGATTATGGTATACTGATGCATTGAATGcataaaaaaatagtaatgtaGTTGTCTAGGAAAATATAAGGATGACATGATTGCCACATAGGGTGCAGAAGATTGTGGTGGTAGAAGGCTTGCATTAGCAAGAGGCTATGGATTTCATTTTAGTTATACAACGCTTGAGTTGTCTCTTGGGTAGTTCACGTTGAGTTGTGGAATGAAGAAGTGTTTTTTGAAGTTATCggaatttaaatgttatttaaatcCATGAGAATGACATCAGTAAGGAAAATAGATGGAAGTAAGAGATGTGATTCAGGACCTAAAATCTGAGAAATTTTCTCAGTTCTAATAGATTAATTATTGGCAAAGTCGAATGACATCCTAGAAGCCAAGTGAGAAAAGCTTTCTGAAaggaattctgtgtgctgaagctgcctgtagGCCACGTAATAGCAAACTAACAGCTTGACAAGGTTACAGCATGTGAAACTGACTGATGTTTTGGAGTTGTTCTTTAGTTCAAGGATAGCAGTAAACATCTCACTAAATATTTACTCTGCAAGGCAGTCTGATTATTCACTGTCGTGCATGGTTGTTAAATATTCTCCTAACCAACAAGATAGAGTCAATGTGTTTGTTACTTTTCCCAGGTTGATTTAAAGCCATTAAGATCCTCTGATGAGGATCATTTAGTTACAGATTTAGCATGAGGGCCTACAGATGTGGCAGCCACACAGCATCAACTACACGTAAGAAGAGCTTTCTTCACATAGCCCTCTTAGAAAAGCCTTAGCCGACTTTCTGGTGCTTGGAGATTGGACATGGTTGACTTGTAAGCAACTTGCTAAAAATAGCATTTTGTTTTATGTGGTAGAGTTGGTTGATGAATTTTCTTTGACCCTTAAATTATCCTTTTTAGATTTTcaatatctttcttttaaaatgtctatttttcattttatttatttggaaaatagagagagggtgagagaggaggagcaggagaggggagagagagagaagtagagaagctTCACTCACTCTTTGAAGGCCCACAGTATCCACAGCTGGTCTAGGCCCAAGTGAGGACAGTATGGctcatttcaggtctcccatggaggcgGCAAGGACCCAGATTTTCTAGCCATCTCCTGCACCTCCTAGCAGGGAcactggcagaagctgggctCCAAAGGGGAGTCAAACTCAAATGCAGGCactccatatgagatgctagcactcCAGGCGgtaccttaaccactgtgccaatgtCCACTCTCcttcaaagcattttaaaaatccaattcctggacccggcacgatagtgtagcagttaaagtcctcgccttgaatgtgctgagatcccatatgggcgccagttctaatcccggcggccctgcttcccatccagctccctgcttgtgggttgggagagcagtcaaggacagcccaaagctctgggaccctgcacccttgtgggatacccggaagaagctcttggctcctgacttcggattggctcagctccagtcattgcggccacttgggtagtgaaccattggacagaagatcttcttctctgtctctcctcctctctttatctgcctttccaataaaaataaataaatcttaaaaaaatcaaatgcctGAAATAATATCATACGAAACAGTATTTATTTATCAAATAAACATGTTTGATTCAGGTGTctggcttatggcctggcaaagcagtggagaatggccctagtctgttgcagccatttgaagagaaccagcagatgaaagacctttgtgtacctccccttctgtctctgtaaaaatatacctttcaaaATTAAACAATAGATTTCCAGTCTTACATTAACAAAATATGACTAGAAGAGCATATATGATAGGATTGCAGCTAGAAAAATCCATCAACAATAAAATTCCATGGACAGAAGTATTTTAGTGATTTCTAGGGGAAGTGAATGGGTAGAGGAATTGACTAAAAAGGATCTCGGGGTTTTGTTTAGATGATCAAAATAACATATATTGATTGTGGTAGTGATTATAAACATCAGAGAAAATTGTTGAAAGCATCCACTAAAAATGCATTACTGTTTGTAAGTTATGCattaattagaaaataaagataaCAACAAGCGATATGAAATCATGTATCTAGCTTGGTCTCCATGGACAGTTAATTGCCTTTTACATAGAAAAGTGGAATTCACAGCAGAAGATGCCCTTCTGTGGGCTATCCCCTGAGAGCTCCGTGCTGTGTAATTCCCTCCTGTTTTCCTTGTCTCAGTCTCTGAAATTCCAAGCAGACCACATGACATCATTTTGTGGGAAGATAGTGAACGCTGTTCTCCTGTATTTATGTAAATGCTACTTGTCAGTACCTATAGGCCTTCCACAGGGCTGAGGATTTGCTATGAGTCTGCAGCCATGACCTCAAGATAAAAATTATCTTGAGTGATTTGAAAATTATAATCCGTTGGGAGACTTGTTTTACACATCTCTTATTATTTGTTCTGTATTGACACAATTCTCAAAATGATGCAAGGAAGGTAATTTTGGTAATTTTATTGTGGTTATTTTACAATGAAAGAGAAGACAAGTGACCGCTACAATGGTCCCATAAGAATCATGGTGGATTCAGGACCTGAACTCAGGTGCCTGAGTACATCACCTCAGTGTTTTTTCTTCTACCTTTCCTTGGCTTAGATAACTTGCAACCTGTTCACCACCAACTGTAAGAAATTCCTTCTAACGGCCTTTATGCATGCTTTCATGTTGAATTTAAGAAGTCTGACTATTCACTCAATATTGACTTCTTTTTCAGCAACAAGGTAAGCTTCTATATTCCATATACACATTTAGAGAAAACGTGCAactcctgcaaaagcagtggggCATCTATACCTGAACAATTTTATTACAGCAGTATCTGTTTGCTTCTTAACAGTATGTTGAGGCAGGGATATAACTGTCAAAGCTTCCATTAGTATGGACTTTGGTGATAAGTGTGAAATGTCATGTTGCTTTGCTAGACAATATGAGCTACAAGAGACAAAAGCTGTTACTCTGACTGTGTGGTGATCATTTCAACGTTCTCACCCAGTTAGCCTTGCATTaatggtaaaacaaacaaaataccaagAGCTTAAGTTCAGCGCACCTTAAACTTGCAAAGGGGACAAAGTGAATTAGCAAGATCTGAGCACCATGTTGAACTTTTTGTTGCAACCTCATGTTTATTATTACTGGCACAGCTAGGCATTCTAGGAGCAAGAAGAAAATTTAAGGTTGAAACAGGGTTTCAATCTTGCATCACCAATACTCATTCTAATTGTACAACTATGGAATGTCAAGACCAAATTTATCATTCCAGTAGtggtaaaatggaaataaaatacttgtcacacacaaaaacataaacacaaacatatatatatatagagagataaataaatgaaaaagcttTTAACATTTGCTGTAGAATACAGTATATCCTAAAAGTGGGTAAGTTGTTAAAGTTGCAAGATACAATGTTTTTACAGGCTAAGCTTATTGTAGTTAGCAGAAGATGAATATCATTCCTATTTTATAACCCAATTCTTAGACAAGAACTgattcaaataataattttacaaCATGAAACTTCTCACCAGAATAAAATCTTCTGGAGAAGGGTAACTCGCAAATTATGTACTTTTAATTCTAAGTATCTGTATTTAAGTAAGCGATGATAATAATGAAAGGGTGAGTTTAACATAAAGTCTCTCTCAAAGCCAGTTAAAATCcacattttaaggaaaagaaacaaaacagcagtTCATATGAAATGGCAGCATAACCAATTATATGTGTGGGAAAAGAGTGAGAATTATTGGGGATCACAGAAGATATCAGAGAATTAATTTGAAGAGATCATTTACCAAACCCCGAATTTACTTACCCGTGGAACTCTGGATGTCACCATCTACCTTTGTCAAATAATCATGGGGAAATTAATCCATCCTAATCATAATGTTATCACTAGCTCTCAGCAAGACTGTGCTAAACATCTAGCCTTTCATTTATGGTTTAAAAAGATATGATTTAATTGCCAAAATAGTACCTTCAATTATGTCATCGTAATATTCTCCTTTTTCAAGTAGAATAAGTGAGGTTTGGGGGAGTTATATTGGGACAACTGTATGTAGATAGCAAATAATATGGCCAACATTCAGTTGCTGCTTGATCCCAACTCCATGGCAAATGCCATGCCTTCCCTTCTTAGCTGTTCAGTTGCCTGTGCTTGATCGACTGCCTCAGTTCGTGAAAGGTATCTACTATGTGGTTATCTTGGTTACTTCACTGTGAAAGGACAAACTCTGAACTTGAGCCAGTGAAGATGATGCATAACTGTAAATTATTTAAATACAGGTTAATGTCGTTCTGAATAAGTTGATGATTTTGGGACCCACTCTTCCAGACCCAAAGCTTAGCATAACATCTAATACCCATCCAAATGTCAATATAACACTTTGCCTTGTGTGCTAGAATTTAAATAAACAGAGTAATTAATACACCTTATAATATTGCTCAAAGAAGtccaaaaatacaattaaaagtgATTCTTGTATGAGAGTATCAAAGAAGTTTAAGCTTTTACTAGACTAGGGAAATCCTGGTTGTCAAACAACGTTATTGGAAATAATTTATCTTGGGCTAGTTGGTAAACATTCTACACATCAgcttagatatttaaaaaaatttaaactgaaacttacattaaaaaaattgggAGATGATTCCTAAAGATATTTTAGATTGAATGTATTATAATTCTATTCATAATTAATGAATGAAATATTGCTATGTCTTTTAGAtctataaagttttaaaatatgcattgctATGATAAAGCACATgatttttttatacatttcaatttcagtaaatctttaaatcactttatttctttatttcatattTGCACAGGTCATCTTGTGATTTCCGTGTAATTGATAGAGAACtgctcagaagtgaagcagttcaTCTTGCTGGGACTAAGCAACGCCCCTGAAGTAAAGGCATCGCTCTTTGTCATTTTCACCCTCATCTACCTCATCAATGTGCTTGGGAACCTGGGCATGATTGTGTTGATTTTCCTGGACTCTCATCTTCACACTCCCATGTACTTCTTGCTTAGTAACCTGTCTCTGGTAGACTTGGGATACTCTTCAGCTGTCACTccgaaagccatggctgggctccTCACAGGAGACAAGGTCATTTCCTACAGTGCTTGTGCCACTCAGATGTTCTTTTTTGTGGCCTTTGCCACTGTAGAAAATAACCTCTTGGCTTCaatggcctatgaccgctatgCAGCAGTGTGTAAACCCCTCCATTACACTGCCACCATGACAATAAGTTTAAGTGCTCATCTGGCCATAGGCTCCTTTGTTTGTGGTTTcatgaattctgttttccacattggGGACATCTTCAGTCTCTCTTTTGGTACATCTAATGTGGTTCATCACTTTTTCTGTGATGTGCCAGCCGTCATGGCTCTCTCCTGTTCTGATAAACACGTCAGCGAAGTGATCCTAGTTTTGATGTCAAGCTTTAATATCTTTTGTGCTCTTCTGGTCATCTTGGTGTCCTATCTGTCCATCTTCATTACAATCTTCAAGATGCATTCAACTAAGGGATTCCAAAAAGCGTTGTCCACCTGCACATCTCACCTCACTGCAGTTTCCATCTTCTATGGGACAGTCATCTTCATGTACttacagcccagctccagtcattccaTGGACACAGACAAAATGGCATCTGTATTCTACACCATGGTCATCCCCATGCTGAACCCTGTAGTCTACAGTCTGAGGAACAAGGAGGTGAAGAAAGCATTCAAGAAAGTACTTAAGAAGGCAAAACTTTCCCCAAGAGTGGAACGTTAACAACGTTGGGTATGCAccaattttctttaatttctgtttCACCTTCTTTATGCTACATGGTAAATTTTAAaccctcaaataaatttaaattcctGAGGGAATAGCTTCAAGTTTTCATGTTTAGTAAAGAAAGTACATCCAGAAATGCAATACCTGAATCAGGAAATTCAATAGGAAAGGTTAGACTTTCTGGAGCTTGTTGGTCAAACGTTAGTGATGATATTttatttaatcactgattcacttGCATTTTCTCTACCACATTTCAATGCAAGCATACATGTTAAGCAGGAGCACAAATAAGCCCATAAAAAGAGTAtgtgggggcccagtgcagtagccaagcatttaaagtcctcgcctctatgggcgccaattctaatcctggtgaccttgcctcccatccagctccctgctagtggcctgggagagcagccgagaatgacccaaaggcttggaaccctgcacctgaatgggagacccagaagaggctcctggctccttacttcaaaTTGgcactccagccgttgcagccacttggggagtgaatcaatggatggaagatcttcctctctgtctctcctcctctctgtatatctgatgttgcaataaaaaataaataatcttaaaaaaaaagaaagcatctgTGGGACCAAAGTGGTTAGATATTTGAAATCAcagatttgtcagcagttaaTGGAGTGCTTGGttagtttttaataaaataatctaaaataagaataattttagtattttcaaataaaataattaaatcatgtaagattttatttttatttttagtatacaTTTTCCTCTCTTTaagctcatttattttaaattacagaaaATGTTTCTACTTACTTAGGATATATAATATGATAATTGACACATGTGATCAATGTGTAACAATCAAATCATGATAATTGCATTTCCGTGTCCTTAAATATTATATGTAAGTATTCAGAAACTTGCAACTGTGATTATTTTGAAATAGATAATAAATTGCTTGCTGTAAGTTATAGTTACTGTATTATGCTACAGAATGT
The sequence above is a segment of the Ochotona princeps isolate mOchPri1 chromosome 4, mOchPri1.hap1, whole genome shotgun sequence genome. Coding sequences within it:
- the LOC101521958 gene encoding olfactory receptor 5B2-like translates to LIENCSEVKQFILLGLSNAPEVKASLFVIFTLIYLINVLGNLGMIVLIFLDSHLHTPMYFLLSNLSLVDLGYSSAVTPKAMAGLLTGDKVISYSACATQMFFFVAFATVENNLLASMAYDRYAAVCKPLHYTATMTISLSAHLAIGSFVCGFMNSVFHIGDIFSLSFGTSNVVHHFFCDVPAVMALSCSDKHVSEVILVLMSSFNIFCALLVILVSYLSIFITIFKMHSTKGFQKALSTCTSHLTAVSIFYGTVIFMYLQPSSSHSMDTDKMASVFYTMVIPMLNPVVYSLRNKEVKKAFKKVLKKAKLSPRVER
- the LOC101521713 gene encoding olfactory receptor 5B2-like, which gives rise to MKSMVNSSWVREFTLLGLTDIPELQVPLFLTVTFIYLITLSGNLGMILLILLDSRLHTPMYFFLSNLSLVDCVYSSAVTPKVMAGLLTGDQVISYAGCVIQMFFFVAFASVDCFLLTVMAYDRHAAVCKPLHYNTTMTPSVCAQMVASCYIWGLIESVIHTGFTFSNSFCHSHVVHHFFCDIPAILALSCSDIYINEIVLFILAAFNVCFAVMIILTSYAFIFIAILRMHSAEGRKRAFSTCASHLTAVAIFYGTVIFMYLQPSSSHSMDNDQMASVFYTIVIPMLNPIVYSLRNKEVNNGFRKAIEKMKTLLCMQF